One genomic region from Ornithinicoccus hortensis encodes:
- a CDS encoding alpha-hydroxy acid oxidase, with the protein MVQRQVPNPAEIFELMKFKKLELNGKKRRLQSALTIEDLRRIAKRRTPAAAFDYTDGAAEGEISLARAVQAFEDVEFHPAILNDVSEVNTSTQVLGGSSALPFGIAPTGFTRLMQTEGEVAGAGAAGAAGIPFTLSTLGTTSIEDVKAANPHGRNWFQLYVMNQREISYGLVERAAKAGYDSLFFTVDTPVAGARLRDTRNGFSIPPQLSLGTIANASVRPWWWYDFLTTPGLEFASLSETGGTVGELLNSAMDPTINFDDLAEIREMWPGKLAIKGVQTVEDAKKLTGLGVDAILLSNHGGRQLDRAPVPFHLLPEVVREVGQDVEVMVDTGIRNGADVVASLALGAKFTLIGRAYLYGLMAGGREGVDRTIEILADQVRRTMKLLQVRTVQELNPSHVTQLVRFNRVGAREGAFRA; encoded by the coding sequence ATGGTCCAGCGACAGGTCCCCAACCCGGCCGAGATCTTCGAGCTGATGAAGTTCAAGAAGCTCGAGCTCAACGGCAAGAAGCGCCGGCTCCAGTCGGCCCTGACCATCGAAGACCTGCGCCGTATCGCTAAGCGGCGTACCCCTGCCGCCGCCTTCGACTACACCGACGGCGCGGCCGAGGGCGAGATCTCGCTGGCGCGGGCGGTCCAGGCGTTCGAGGACGTCGAGTTCCACCCGGCCATCCTCAACGACGTCTCCGAGGTGAACACCTCGACTCAGGTGCTGGGCGGCAGCTCCGCGCTGCCGTTCGGCATCGCCCCGACCGGGTTCACCCGGTTGATGCAGACCGAGGGCGAGGTGGCCGGCGCCGGCGCCGCCGGGGCGGCCGGGATCCCGTTCACCCTCTCCACCCTGGGCACCACCTCGATCGAGGACGTCAAGGCGGCCAACCCGCACGGCCGCAACTGGTTCCAGCTCTACGTGATGAACCAGCGCGAGATCTCCTACGGGTTGGTCGAGCGGGCCGCCAAGGCGGGTTACGACAGCCTCTTCTTCACCGTCGACACCCCGGTGGCCGGGGCGCGGTTGCGGGACACCCGCAACGGCTTCTCCATCCCCCCGCAGCTGTCCCTGGGCACGATCGCCAACGCCTCGGTCCGGCCGTGGTGGTGGTACGACTTCCTGACCACCCCGGGCCTGGAGTTCGCCTCCCTGTCCGAGACCGGCGGGACCGTCGGCGAGCTGTTGAACTCCGCGATGGACCCGACGATCAACTTCGATGACCTGGCCGAGATCCGCGAGATGTGGCCGGGCAAGCTGGCGATCAAGGGTGTGCAGACGGTCGAGGACGCCAAGAAGCTCACCGGGCTCGGCGTGGACGCGATCCTGCTGTCCAACCACGGCGGTCGCCAGCTGGACCGCGCCCCGGTGCCGTTTCACCTGCTCCCCGAGGTGGTGCGGGAGGTCGGCCAGGACGTCGAGGTCATGGTCGACACCGGGATCCGCAACGGTGCCGACGTGGTGGCCTCGCTCGCGCTCGGGGCGAAGTTCACCCTGATCGGCCGGGCCTACCTCTACGGGCTGATGGCCGGTGGGCGCGAGGGTGTGGACCGCACCATCGAGATCCTGGCCGACCAGGTGCGCCGCACCATGAAGCTGCTGCAGGTGCGCACCGTGCAGGAGCTCAACCCCTCCCACGTCACGCAGCTGGTCCGCTTCAACCGGGTGGGCGCACGGGAGGGCGCGTTCCGGGCGTAG
- a CDS encoding MFS transporter, which yields MASYRRLFALTGPLYVVVAFLGRLPLAMSQLGTLLLVSGVTGSYGAGGATAGALAIANAIGSPVAGALTDRLGQRPVLLVQAVVGSAGLTALVLLASLYQPGDPWWPLAAVGAVAGAFTPQVGTMARVRWRPISRRRGVERRDVVDAAFSYEGAADEASFVLGPALVGVVAAVLDPGAAILAAAALLAAFGTWFAVHPTAGLVEPARPGEAGRGRLLTPALVVLATVQLSIGMIFGSVQTGTSVLATDAGEPGLTGLFHALLGIGSVAAGLAVVAVPETFRYESRLRVFTTALPVLALPLLAVQGLGGLSAALLVLGVAIAPSMITTFTLAERITPVSRLGAAMTVLAATTGLGYALGSSLAGRLADWGGHHPAFAVTVGAAAAAMALSLLGARTLRRSQGTRDAEEPGEISQPR from the coding sequence GTGGCGTCCTACCGCCGCCTGTTCGCCCTCACCGGCCCGTTGTATGTCGTCGTGGCCTTCCTCGGTCGCCTCCCCCTCGCCATGTCCCAGCTGGGCACCCTGCTGCTGGTCAGCGGCGTCACCGGGTCCTACGGGGCGGGTGGGGCCACGGCCGGCGCGTTGGCAATCGCCAACGCGATCGGCTCCCCCGTCGCCGGGGCACTCACCGACCGCCTCGGCCAACGTCCCGTGCTGCTCGTCCAGGCCGTCGTCGGGTCCGCCGGCCTGACCGCCCTGGTCCTGCTGGCGTCCCTGTACCAACCGGGAGACCCCTGGTGGCCGCTCGCCGCGGTCGGCGCCGTCGCCGGTGCCTTCACCCCGCAGGTCGGCACCATGGCCCGGGTCCGGTGGCGCCCGATCAGCCGGCGGCGCGGCGTGGAGCGACGCGACGTGGTCGATGCCGCCTTCTCCTACGAAGGCGCCGCCGACGAGGCGTCCTTCGTGCTCGGACCCGCCCTGGTGGGCGTCGTCGCGGCGGTGTTGGACCCGGGGGCCGCCATCCTGGCCGCCGCCGCGCTCCTGGCGGCGTTCGGCACCTGGTTCGCGGTGCACCCGACGGCGGGGCTGGTCGAGCCTGCCCGTCCGGGCGAGGCGGGGCGGGGCCGGTTGCTCACCCCCGCCCTGGTCGTCCTGGCCACCGTGCAACTCTCGATCGGGATGATCTTCGGGTCGGTGCAGACCGGCACCTCGGTGCTGGCCACCGACGCCGGCGAACCCGGCCTGACCGGGTTGTTCCACGCGCTGCTCGGCATCGGCAGCGTCGCTGCGGGGCTGGCGGTGGTGGCCGTCCCCGAGACGTTCCGCTACGAGAGCCGGCTGCGGGTCTTCACCACGGCGCTGCCCGTGCTCGCGCTGCCGCTGCTGGCGGTCCAGGGTCTGGGCGGGCTGTCAGCCGCACTCCTGGTGCTCGGTGTGGCGATCGCCCCCTCGATGATCACCACCTTCACCCTGGCGGAGCGGATCACGCCCGTGAGCCGGCTCGGGGCCGCGATGACGGTGTTGGCGGCCACGACCGGGCTCGGCTACGCGCTCGGCTCGAGCCTGGCCGGCCGACTGGCCGACTGGGGCGGGCACCACCCGGCCTTCGCGGTCACCGTCGGCGCGGCCGCAGCCGCGATGGCGCTCTCGCTGCTGGGCGCCCGCACCCTGCGGCGCAGCCAGGGCACCCGCGACGCGGAGGAGCCGGGCGAGATCAGCCAGCCGCGCTGA
- a CDS encoding SPFH domain-containing protein yields the protein MSEQTGAAQAQQMMRGQGMSSIKEALAGWGDVARLLRGGEQGAVVPVVIPKDSRGLRWVTLLWFALWALFSGIMLIASDHGGLGGVAIAVAVVSILLSALWWWRSSIVEIEEGTVGVLTKFGAISGPGLSPGRHYLWHPWARVAYVVDVTTEIPYAAPVLSSPTHENVPLKSIEFFLRFRIIDAIRFVQTIGAGNFDLVLSNSVQDAIRQRSRQVHTERAYDLRGSDVKDMQELLNRQLTRYGVQIMGCNIPDVQLPDQYREHLSTRERVSKELVAYEKEWELARKRRIDTLLMEIERSKKVRDAKIVEVSAALNKARKDVAQMLEERETEAQKVKYEIETRARTNLVAAQGEAKAQEQLATAYRDNRAVLEYELARRRLDVGAQLAESAPRPVIVHTDGQQGDSSALSTLLMAQLLPQIQSESTDRARRALRPGPSEGGQEQVVQQATQVAQQAAKAARGRGRQG from the coding sequence ATGAGTGAGCAGACCGGCGCCGCCCAGGCGCAACAGATGATGCGCGGTCAGGGCATGTCCTCGATCAAGGAGGCCCTGGCCGGGTGGGGCGACGTCGCGCGGCTGCTGCGCGGTGGCGAGCAGGGCGCCGTGGTGCCCGTCGTCATCCCCAAGGACTCCCGCGGCCTGCGGTGGGTCACCCTGCTCTGGTTCGCCCTCTGGGCGCTGTTCAGCGGGATCATGCTGATCGCCTCGGACCACGGCGGGCTCGGGGGCGTGGCGATCGCCGTGGCGGTCGTCTCGATCCTGCTCTCGGCCCTGTGGTGGTGGCGTTCCTCGATCGTGGAGATCGAGGAGGGCACCGTGGGCGTGCTCACCAAGTTCGGTGCCATCTCCGGGCCGGGCCTGTCCCCGGGTCGGCACTACCTGTGGCACCCGTGGGCGCGGGTCGCCTACGTGGTCGACGTGACCACCGAGATCCCGTATGCCGCACCCGTCCTGTCCAGCCCGACGCACGAGAACGTGCCGCTGAAGTCGATCGAGTTCTTCCTGCGGTTCCGGATCATCGACGCGATCCGCTTCGTGCAGACCATCGGCGCCGGCAACTTCGACCTGGTGCTGTCCAACTCGGTGCAGGACGCGATCCGGCAGCGCAGCCGCCAGGTCCACACCGAGCGGGCCTACGACCTGCGCGGCAGCGACGTCAAGGACATGCAGGAGCTGCTCAACCGGCAGCTGACCCGCTACGGCGTGCAGATCATGGGCTGCAACATCCCGGACGTGCAGCTGCCCGACCAGTACCGCGAGCACCTGTCCACCCGGGAGCGGGTCTCCAAGGAGCTCGTCGCCTACGAGAAGGAGTGGGAGCTGGCTCGCAAGCGCCGGATCGACACCCTGCTGATGGAGATCGAGCGGTCCAAGAAGGTCCGCGACGCCAAGATCGTCGAGGTCAGCGCGGCCCTGAACAAGGCCCGCAAGGACGTCGCCCAGATGTTGGAGGAGCGCGAGACCGAGGCGCAGAAGGTCAAGTACGAGATCGAGACCCGGGCGCGCACCAACCTGGTGGCCGCCCAGGGTGAGGCCAAGGCGCAGGAGCAGCTCGCCACCGCCTACCGCGACAACCGGGCGGTGCTCGAGTACGAGCTGGCCCGGCGCCGCCTGGACGTTGGCGCCCAGCTGGCCGAGTCCGCCCCGCGGCCGGTCATCGTGCACACCGACGGCCAGCAGGGCGACAGCTCCGCGCTGTCCACGCTGCTGATGGCCCAGCTGCTGCCGCAGATCCAGTCGGAGTCGACCGACCGGGCGCGCAGGGCCCTGCGCCCCGGCCCGTCCGAGGGCGGGCAGGAGCAGGTGGTGCAGCAGGCGACCCAGGTCGCCCAGCAGGCCGCCAAGGCGGCGCGCGGCAGGGGCCGACAGGGCTGA
- a CDS encoding SPFH domain-containing protein, translating to MSRAQQFIDAAKQVAGGADVREVVGQTVQNVAQQAGMSGDGFGLSAKDFPAARENGSSAGTRIQAESCSLDDASEKLSRSHYEMGPNGPLHVITPMVMPRGRKLRALLPVILLAIVGIVGYVILLPTENLGGALFGVHYWIIVLLIAAFMWWRQGMVMVPEGCTALISRFGKVEAEVGPGRVTLWNPWKRVSYIVNTTREYPFNAPIRQAPTKSGVQASVDLFLQFRIVSAREFVFVLGAVNGFQDKLNNAISETTRSLIYEQEASGIYDLVGESTTRLLEQLNSQFAPAVELTTANITHAEPSAQEYRMDLAAPEMVRVAKEAYTYEYELNLRKEQNEGDLNKDLASLNESLSAIQADVARYQAQMDTALERETNRADAMARQRFVEAESTAQANAALLEAQALDIRAMSAALAPEILDYRYQRDVLDKLESLADSLPQIVRVGGDSEGVDFLGIARGLVGGSEDKLFTSEDMEGIRTRKNEIAERIEGRSDEIEHLLEPPEETTVEIVSEGEEAAVPGEDRMEEIRRSVTAPEDGSAPEAAAPQAAAPQETAHQERAPEERAPQTREEVTREPAPGQGAGGQQHQGRPQGHGGPQAPAGHPGQQPPPGMPPVGGPPQGGPNGPNGPQQGGRGQGFAPVGPQQGDPRLGGPGQAAPGQGAPDQGQPPSAGQSRAQQFIERSRQQMRGVTNPEEGNNE from the coding sequence GTGAGTAGGGCCCAACAGTTCATCGATGCCGCCAAGCAGGTGGCAGGCGGGGCGGACGTCCGCGAAGTCGTGGGACAGACAGTCCAAAACGTCGCCCAACAGGCCGGAATGAGCGGTGACGGTTTCGGACTGTCCGCCAAGGACTTTCCGGCCGCCCGGGAGAACGGCAGTTCGGCAGGCACCCGGATCCAGGCCGAGTCGTGCTCGCTGGACGATGCTTCGGAGAAGCTCTCCAGGAGCCACTACGAGATGGGACCGAACGGTCCCCTGCACGTGATCACCCCGATGGTGATGCCCCGCGGGCGCAAGCTCCGGGCGCTGCTGCCGGTGATCCTGCTGGCGATCGTCGGGATCGTCGGCTACGTGATCCTGCTGCCGACCGAGAACCTCGGCGGGGCGCTCTTCGGCGTCCACTACTGGATCATCGTGCTGCTCATCGCCGCGTTCATGTGGTGGCGCCAGGGCATGGTGATGGTTCCCGAGGGGTGCACCGCGCTGATCTCGCGGTTCGGCAAGGTCGAGGCCGAGGTCGGGCCGGGACGGGTCACCCTGTGGAACCCGTGGAAGCGGGTCTCCTACATCGTCAACACCACCCGGGAGTACCCGTTCAACGCGCCGATCCGCCAGGCGCCCACCAAGTCCGGTGTGCAGGCGTCGGTCGACCTGTTCCTGCAGTTCCGGATCGTCAGCGCCCGCGAGTTCGTCTTCGTGCTCGGCGCCGTCAACGGCTTCCAGGACAAGCTGAACAACGCCATCTCCGAGACCACCCGTTCGTTGATCTACGAGCAGGAGGCTTCCGGCATCTACGACCTGGTCGGTGAGAGCACCACCCGCCTGTTGGAGCAGCTGAACTCCCAGTTCGCCCCGGCCGTGGAGCTGACCACCGCCAACATCACCCACGCCGAGCCGTCGGCGCAGGAGTACCGGATGGACCTGGCCGCCCCCGAGATGGTGCGGGTGGCCAAGGAGGCCTACACCTACGAGTACGAACTGAACCTGCGCAAGGAGCAGAACGAGGGTGACCTGAACAAGGACCTCGCCTCGCTCAACGAGTCGCTCTCGGCGATCCAGGCCGACGTGGCGCGCTATCAGGCCCAGATGGACACCGCCCTGGAGCGGGAGACCAACCGGGCCGACGCGATGGCCCGGCAGCGCTTCGTCGAGGCGGAGTCCACCGCCCAGGCCAACGCGGCGTTGTTGGAGGCGCAGGCCCTCGACATCCGCGCGATGAGCGCGGCGCTGGCGCCGGAGATCCTGGACTACCGCTACCAGCGGGACGTGCTCGACAAGCTCGAGTCGCTGGCCGACTCCCTGCCGCAGATCGTCCGCGTGGGCGGCGACAGCGAGGGCGTCGACTTCCTGGGCATCGCCCGGGGCCTCGTCGGCGGTTCCGAGGACAAGCTGTTCACCAGCGAGGACATGGAGGGCATCCGCACCCGCAAGAACGAGATCGCCGAGCGGATCGAGGGTCGCTCCGACGAGATCGAGCACCTGCTCGAGCCGCCGGAGGAGACCACGGTCGAGATCGTGTCCGAGGGCGAGGAGGCCGCCGTGCCCGGGGAGGACCGGATGGAGGAGATCCGCCGGTCCGTGACCGCACCTGAGGACGGGTCGGCGCCCGAGGCGGCGGCTCCCCAGGCGGCGGCTCCCCAGGAGACGGCTCACCAGGAGAGGGCCCCCGAGGAGCGGGCTCCGCAGACCCGGGAGGAAGTGACCCGGGAGCCTGCCCCCGGCCAGGGCGCCGGCGGTCAGCAGCACCAGGGACGTCCGCAGGGACACGGCGGTCCGCAGGCGCCGGCCGGTCACCCGGGTCAGCAGCCCCCGCCGGGGATGCCTCCGGTCGGTGGTCCGCCCCAGGGCGGTCCGAACGGCCCGAACGGCCCGCAGCAGGGCGGCCGCGGTCAGGGGTTCGCCCCCGTCGGGCCCCAGCAGGGTGACCCGCGGTTGGGTGGTCCCGGTCAGGCCGCACCGGGCCAGGGCGCACCCGACCAGGGCCAGCCGCCCTCGGCGGGCCAGAGCCGTGCCCAGCAGTTCATCGAGCGCAGCCGTCAGCAGATGCGCGGCGTGACCAACCCGGAGGAGGGCAACAATGAGTGA
- a CDS encoding pirin family protein, which yields MSNVEVDPVEIACGEDRAEADVELIPPREVPLGGPRAMLVRRTLPSRGRTMVGAWCFADHYGPDHVSETGGMVVPPHPHTGLQTVSWLFTGEIEHRDSLGTVAPVRPGELNLMTSGRGISHSEVSTAATDILHGVQLWVALPEEARGMAPEFENYVPEPYDDGAVRLAVFVGGLGLADGTRLTSPVRMHTPILGAELTLCPGADVALAVDPAYEHGVLVDGGQVEVLGEVVPQGTLGYVAPGARQLRLRAGEHGARAVLLGGTPFGEQIVMWWNFIGRSHEEVVASREQWQAEIGGAEAVQFGRFDYDGDPLPAPGMPGVRLRPRG from the coding sequence ATGAGCAACGTCGAGGTCGACCCGGTGGAGATCGCCTGCGGGGAGGACCGCGCCGAGGCGGACGTGGAGTTGATCCCGCCGCGGGAGGTGCCGCTCGGCGGGCCGAGGGCGATGCTTGTGCGCCGCACTCTCCCGTCGCGGGGCCGCACCATGGTGGGCGCCTGGTGCTTCGCCGACCACTACGGCCCGGACCACGTCTCCGAGACCGGGGGGATGGTGGTCCCGCCGCACCCGCACACCGGCCTGCAGACCGTCTCCTGGCTGTTCACCGGGGAGATCGAGCACCGGGACAGCCTGGGCACGGTGGCGCCGGTCCGTCCCGGCGAGCTCAACCTGATGACCTCCGGCCGCGGCATCTCGCACTCGGAGGTCTCCACGGCGGCCACCGACATCCTGCACGGGGTGCAGCTCTGGGTGGCGCTGCCCGAGGAGGCGCGGGGGATGGCCCCGGAGTTCGAGAACTACGTGCCCGAGCCGTATGACGACGGTGCCGTCCGGCTGGCCGTCTTCGTCGGCGGGCTCGGGCTGGCCGACGGCACCCGGCTGACCTCGCCGGTCCGGATGCACACCCCGATTCTCGGTGCCGAGCTGACCCTGTGCCCCGGTGCCGATGTCGCGCTCGCCGTCGACCCGGCATACGAGCACGGCGTCCTCGTCGACGGCGGCCAGGTGGAGGTGCTGGGTGAGGTGGTGCCCCAGGGGACCCTCGGGTATGTCGCCCCGGGTGCCCGGCAGCTGCGCCTGCGGGCCGGTGAGCACGGGGCCCGGGCGGTGCTGCTGGGCGGCACCCCGTTCGGCGAGCAGATCGTCATGTGGTGGAACTTCATCGGGCGCAGCCACGAGGAGGTGGTGGCGTCCCGCGAGCAGTGGCAGGCCGAGATCGGCGGGGCCGAGGCGGTGCAGTTCGGCCGGTTCGACTACGACGGGGACCCGCTCCCGGCGCCGGGGATGCCCGGGGTGCGGCTGCGCCCCCGGGGCTGA